From one Bos indicus x Bos taurus breed Angus x Brahman F1 hybrid chromosome 7, Bos_hybrid_MaternalHap_v2.0, whole genome shotgun sequence genomic stretch:
- the GPR108 gene encoding protein GPR108 isoform X2: MAVSERRGLGRGSPAEWGPWLLLLLLLGGSSGRIHRLTLTGEKRADIQLNSFGFYTNGSLEVNLSLLRLGRQDTEEKAPLVGFSLTRVRSGSIRSYSNRDSHECPLRKNSSSLLVLFLINTKDLEVQVRKYGEQKKLFISAGLLPESPSEPGLPKSEHMVTPKVDHAGTTAAPDKAKSKPTGLQGDRQGVSGKDQELVLGLGHLNNSYNFSFHVVIGSRAEEGQYNLNFHNCDNSVPGREQPFDITVMIREKNPEGYLSAAEIPLFKLYMVMSACFLGAGIFWVSILCKNTYNVFKIHWLMAALTFTKSVSLLFHSINYYFINSQGHPIEGLAVMHYITHLLKGALLFITIALIGSGWAFVKYVLSDKEKKIFGIVIPLQVLANVAYIVMESREEGASDYGIWKEILFLVDLICCGTILFPVVWSIRHLQDASGTDGKVAVNLAKLKLFRHYYVMVICYIYFTRIIAILLRAVVPFQWQWLYQLLVEGSTLAFFVLTGYKFQPARDNPYLQLPQEDEEGMQIEQVMTDSGFREGLSKVNKTASGRELL, from the exons ATGGCAGTGAGCGAGAGGAGGGGGCTCGGCCGTGGGAGCCCCGCGGAATGGGGACCGTggctacttctgctgctgctgttaggcGGTTCCTCTGGACGCATTCACCGGCTGACGCTGACG GGGGAGAAGCGAGCAGATATCCAACTGAACAGCTTTGGTTTCTACACCAACGGCTCCCTGGAGGTGAATCTGAGCCTCCTGAGGCTAGGCCGCCAGGATACAGAAGAGAAGGCCCCGCTG GTGGGGTTCAGTCTGACCCGGGTGAGATCTGGCAGCATTCGCTCCTACTCA AATCGGGACTCCCATGAGTGTCCTCTCCGGAAAAACAGTAGCAGCCTCCTGGTTCTCTTCCTCATCAACACCAAGGATCTGGA GGTCCAGGTACGAAAGTATGGGGAGCAGAAAAAGCTATTCATCTCTGCTGGGCTCCTCCCGGAATCACCCTCCGAACCAGGGCTCCCGAAGTCAGAGCACATGGTCACCCCCAAGGTGGACCACG CAGGGACCACTGCTGCACCTGACAAGGCCAAGTCAAAACCCACAGGGTTACAAGGGGACCGGCAG GGTGTCAGTGGGAAGGACCAGGAGCTGGTGTTGGGCCTGGGCCACCTCAACAACTCCTATAATTTCAGT TTCCATGTAGTGATTGGCTCTAGGGCCGAGGAAGGCCAGTACAACCTCAACTTCCACAACTGTGACAACTCGGTGCCAGGCCGGGAGCAGCCATTTGACATCACG GTAATGATCCGGGAGAAGAACCCCGAGGGCTACCTGTCAGCGGCGGAAATCCCTCTTTTCAAGCTGTACATGGTCATGTCCGCATGCTTCCTGGGCGCCGGCATCTTCTGGGTGTCCATCCTCTGCAAGAACAC GTACAACGTCTTCAAGATCCACTGGCTCATGGCAGCCCTGACTTTCACCAAGAGCgtctctctcctcttccacaGT ATCAACTACTACTTCATCAACAGCCAGGGCCACCCCATCGAAGGCCTCGCTGTCATGCACTACATCACGCATCT GCTGAAAGGTGCCCTCCTCTTCATCACCATTGCCTTGATCGGCTCCGGCTGGGCCTTCGTCAAGTATGTGCTGTCAGACAAGGAGAAGAAGATCTTTGGGATAGTGATCCCACTGCAG GTCCTGGCCAACGTGGCCTACATTGTCATGGAGTCCCGCGAGGAGGGTGCCAGCGACTACGGTATCTGGAAGGAGATCCTCTTCCTGGTGGATCTCATCTGCTGTGGCACCATCCTGTTCCCCGTGGTCTG GTCCATCCGGCATCTCCAGGACGCGTCTGGCACTGATGGGAAGG TGGCAGTGAACCTGGCCAAGCTGAAGCTGTTCCGGCATTACTATGTCATG GTCATCTGCTACATTTACTTCACACGGATCATTGCCATCTTGCTGCGGGCGGTCGTGCCCTTCCAGTGGCAGTGGCTGTACCAG CTCTTGGTGGAGGGCTCCACTCTCGCCTTCTTCGTGCTCACGGGCTACAAGTTCCAACCCGCAAGGGATAACCCGTACCTGCAGCTACCCCAAGAGGATGAGGAGGGCATGCAGATAGAGCAAGT AATGACCGATTCTGGGTTCCGGGAAGGCCTGTCCAAAGTCAACAAAACAGCCAGCGGGCGGGAGCTGTTGTGA
- the GPR108 gene encoding protein GPR108 isoform X3 gives MAVSERRGLGRGSPAEWGPWLLLLLLLGGSSGRIHRLTLTGEKRADIQLNSFGFYTNGSLEVNLSLLRLGRQDTEEKAPLVGFSLTRVRSGSIRSYSNRDSHECPLRKNSSSLLVLFLINTKDLEVQVRKYGEQKKLFISAGLLPESPSEPGLPKSEHMVTPKVDHGTTAAPDKAKSKPTGLQGDRQGVSGKDQELVLGLGHLNNSYNFSFHVVIGSRAEEGQYNLNFHNCDNSVPGREQPFDITVMIREKNPEGYLSAAEIPLFKLYMVMSACFLGAGIFWVSILCKNTYNVFKIHWLMAALTFTKSVSLLFHSINYYFINSQGHPIEGLAVMHYITHLLKGALLFITIALIGSGWAFVKYVLSDKEKKIFGIVIPLQVLANVAYIVMESREEGASDYGIWKEILFLVDLICCGTILFPVVWSIRHLQDASGTDGKVAVNLAKLKLFRHYYVMVICYIYFTRIIAILLRAVVPFQWQWLYQLLVEGSTLAFFVLTGYKFQPARDNPYLQLPQEDEEGMQIEQVMTDSGFREGLSKVNKTASGRELL, from the exons ATGGCAGTGAGCGAGAGGAGGGGGCTCGGCCGTGGGAGCCCCGCGGAATGGGGACCGTggctacttctgctgctgctgttaggcGGTTCCTCTGGACGCATTCACCGGCTGACGCTGACG GGGGAGAAGCGAGCAGATATCCAACTGAACAGCTTTGGTTTCTACACCAACGGCTCCCTGGAGGTGAATCTGAGCCTCCTGAGGCTAGGCCGCCAGGATACAGAAGAGAAGGCCCCGCTG GTGGGGTTCAGTCTGACCCGGGTGAGATCTGGCAGCATTCGCTCCTACTCA AATCGGGACTCCCATGAGTGTCCTCTCCGGAAAAACAGTAGCAGCCTCCTGGTTCTCTTCCTCATCAACACCAAGGATCTGGA GGTCCAGGTACGAAAGTATGGGGAGCAGAAAAAGCTATTCATCTCTGCTGGGCTCCTCCCGGAATCACCCTCCGAACCAGGGCTCCCGAAGTCAGAGCACATGGTCACCCCCAAGGTGGACCACG GGACCACTGCTGCACCTGACAAGGCCAAGTCAAAACCCACAGGGTTACAAGGGGACCGGCAG GGTGTCAGTGGGAAGGACCAGGAGCTGGTGTTGGGCCTGGGCCACCTCAACAACTCCTATAATTTCAGT TTCCATGTAGTGATTGGCTCTAGGGCCGAGGAAGGCCAGTACAACCTCAACTTCCACAACTGTGACAACTCGGTGCCAGGCCGGGAGCAGCCATTTGACATCACG GTAATGATCCGGGAGAAGAACCCCGAGGGCTACCTGTCAGCGGCGGAAATCCCTCTTTTCAAGCTGTACATGGTCATGTCCGCATGCTTCCTGGGCGCCGGCATCTTCTGGGTGTCCATCCTCTGCAAGAACAC GTACAACGTCTTCAAGATCCACTGGCTCATGGCAGCCCTGACTTTCACCAAGAGCgtctctctcctcttccacaGT ATCAACTACTACTTCATCAACAGCCAGGGCCACCCCATCGAAGGCCTCGCTGTCATGCACTACATCACGCATCT GCTGAAAGGTGCCCTCCTCTTCATCACCATTGCCTTGATCGGCTCCGGCTGGGCCTTCGTCAAGTATGTGCTGTCAGACAAGGAGAAGAAGATCTTTGGGATAGTGATCCCACTGCAG GTCCTGGCCAACGTGGCCTACATTGTCATGGAGTCCCGCGAGGAGGGTGCCAGCGACTACGGTATCTGGAAGGAGATCCTCTTCCTGGTGGATCTCATCTGCTGTGGCACCATCCTGTTCCCCGTGGTCTG GTCCATCCGGCATCTCCAGGACGCGTCTGGCACTGATGGGAAGG TGGCAGTGAACCTGGCCAAGCTGAAGCTGTTCCGGCATTACTATGTCATG GTCATCTGCTACATTTACTTCACACGGATCATTGCCATCTTGCTGCGGGCGGTCGTGCCCTTCCAGTGGCAGTGGCTGTACCAG CTCTTGGTGGAGGGCTCCACTCTCGCCTTCTTCGTGCTCACGGGCTACAAGTTCCAACCCGCAAGGGATAACCCGTACCTGCAGCTACCCCAAGAGGATGAGGAGGGCATGCAGATAGAGCAAGT AATGACCGATTCTGGGTTCCGGGAAGGCCTGTCCAAAGTCAACAAAACAGCCAGCGGGCGGGAGCTGTTGTGA
- the GPR108 gene encoding protein GPR108 isoform X1 gives MAVSERRGLGRGSPAEWGPWLLLLLLLGGSSGRIHRLTLTGEKRADIQLNSFGFYTNGSLEVNLSLLRLGRQDTEEKAPLVGFSLTRVRSGSIRSYSNRDSHECPLRKNSSSLLVLFLINTKDLEVQVRKYGEQKKLFISAGLLPESPSEPGLPKSEHMVTPKVDHGTTAAPDKAKSKPTGLQGDRQGVSGKDQELVLGLGHLNNSYNFSVSIWECLQPLPSTKWRRPQVEVPSPLCPPASQFHVVIGSRAEEGQYNLNFHNCDNSVPGREQPFDITVMIREKNPEGYLSAAEIPLFKLYMVMSACFLGAGIFWVSILCKNTYNVFKIHWLMAALTFTKSVSLLFHSINYYFINSQGHPIEGLAVMHYITHLLKGALLFITIALIGSGWAFVKYVLSDKEKKIFGIVIPLQVLANVAYIVMESREEGASDYGIWKEILFLVDLICCGTILFPVVWSIRHLQDASGTDGKVAVNLAKLKLFRHYYVMVICYIYFTRIIAILLRAVVPFQWQWLYQLLVEGSTLAFFVLTGYKFQPARDNPYLQLPQEDEEGMQIEQVMTDSGFREGLSKVNKTASGRELL, from the exons ATGGCAGTGAGCGAGAGGAGGGGGCTCGGCCGTGGGAGCCCCGCGGAATGGGGACCGTggctacttctgctgctgctgttaggcGGTTCCTCTGGACGCATTCACCGGCTGACGCTGACG GGGGAGAAGCGAGCAGATATCCAACTGAACAGCTTTGGTTTCTACACCAACGGCTCCCTGGAGGTGAATCTGAGCCTCCTGAGGCTAGGCCGCCAGGATACAGAAGAGAAGGCCCCGCTG GTGGGGTTCAGTCTGACCCGGGTGAGATCTGGCAGCATTCGCTCCTACTCA AATCGGGACTCCCATGAGTGTCCTCTCCGGAAAAACAGTAGCAGCCTCCTGGTTCTCTTCCTCATCAACACCAAGGATCTGGA GGTCCAGGTACGAAAGTATGGGGAGCAGAAAAAGCTATTCATCTCTGCTGGGCTCCTCCCGGAATCACCCTCCGAACCAGGGCTCCCGAAGTCAGAGCACATGGTCACCCCCAAGGTGGACCACG GGACCACTGCTGCACCTGACAAGGCCAAGTCAAAACCCACAGGGTTACAAGGGGACCGGCAG GGTGTCAGTGGGAAGGACCAGGAGCTGGTGTTGGGCCTGGGCCACCTCAACAACTCCTATAATTTCAGTGTGAGTATCTGGGAGTGcctgcagcccctcccctccacaaAGTGGAGACGCCCCCAAGTTGAggtcccctctcccctctgtccGCCCGCCTCTCAGTTCCATGTAGTGATTGGCTCTAGGGCCGAGGAAGGCCAGTACAACCTCAACTTCCACAACTGTGACAACTCGGTGCCAGGCCGGGAGCAGCCATTTGACATCACG GTAATGATCCGGGAGAAGAACCCCGAGGGCTACCTGTCAGCGGCGGAAATCCCTCTTTTCAAGCTGTACATGGTCATGTCCGCATGCTTCCTGGGCGCCGGCATCTTCTGGGTGTCCATCCTCTGCAAGAACAC GTACAACGTCTTCAAGATCCACTGGCTCATGGCAGCCCTGACTTTCACCAAGAGCgtctctctcctcttccacaGT ATCAACTACTACTTCATCAACAGCCAGGGCCACCCCATCGAAGGCCTCGCTGTCATGCACTACATCACGCATCT GCTGAAAGGTGCCCTCCTCTTCATCACCATTGCCTTGATCGGCTCCGGCTGGGCCTTCGTCAAGTATGTGCTGTCAGACAAGGAGAAGAAGATCTTTGGGATAGTGATCCCACTGCAG GTCCTGGCCAACGTGGCCTACATTGTCATGGAGTCCCGCGAGGAGGGTGCCAGCGACTACGGTATCTGGAAGGAGATCCTCTTCCTGGTGGATCTCATCTGCTGTGGCACCATCCTGTTCCCCGTGGTCTG GTCCATCCGGCATCTCCAGGACGCGTCTGGCACTGATGGGAAGG TGGCAGTGAACCTGGCCAAGCTGAAGCTGTTCCGGCATTACTATGTCATG GTCATCTGCTACATTTACTTCACACGGATCATTGCCATCTTGCTGCGGGCGGTCGTGCCCTTCCAGTGGCAGTGGCTGTACCAG CTCTTGGTGGAGGGCTCCACTCTCGCCTTCTTCGTGCTCACGGGCTACAAGTTCCAACCCGCAAGGGATAACCCGTACCTGCAGCTACCCCAAGAGGATGAGGAGGGCATGCAGATAGAGCAAGT AATGACCGATTCTGGGTTCCGGGAAGGCCTGTCCAAAGTCAACAAAACAGCCAGCGGGCGGGAGCTGTTGTGA
- the GPR108 gene encoding protein GPR108 isoform X5: protein MVTPKVDHAGTTAAPDKAKSKPTGLQGDRQGVSGKDQELVLGLGHLNNSYNFSFHVVIGSRAEEGQYNLNFHNCDNSVPGREQPFDITVMIREKNPEGYLSAAEIPLFKLYMVMSACFLGAGIFWVSILCKNTYNVFKIHWLMAALTFTKSVSLLFHSINYYFINSQGHPIEGLAVMHYITHLLKGALLFITIALIGSGWAFVKYVLSDKEKKIFGIVIPLQVLANVAYIVMESREEGASDYGIWKEILFLVDLICCGTILFPVVWSIRHLQDASGTDGKVAVNLAKLKLFRHYYVMVICYIYFTRIIAILLRAVVPFQWQWLYQLLVEGSTLAFFVLTGYKFQPARDNPYLQLPQEDEEGMQIEQVMTDSGFREGLSKVNKTASGRELL, encoded by the exons ATGGTCACCCCCAAGGTGGACCACG CAGGGACCACTGCTGCACCTGACAAGGCCAAGTCAAAACCCACAGGGTTACAAGGGGACCGGCAG GGTGTCAGTGGGAAGGACCAGGAGCTGGTGTTGGGCCTGGGCCACCTCAACAACTCCTATAATTTCAGT TTCCATGTAGTGATTGGCTCTAGGGCCGAGGAAGGCCAGTACAACCTCAACTTCCACAACTGTGACAACTCGGTGCCAGGCCGGGAGCAGCCATTTGACATCACG GTAATGATCCGGGAGAAGAACCCCGAGGGCTACCTGTCAGCGGCGGAAATCCCTCTTTTCAAGCTGTACATGGTCATGTCCGCATGCTTCCTGGGCGCCGGCATCTTCTGGGTGTCCATCCTCTGCAAGAACAC GTACAACGTCTTCAAGATCCACTGGCTCATGGCAGCCCTGACTTTCACCAAGAGCgtctctctcctcttccacaGT ATCAACTACTACTTCATCAACAGCCAGGGCCACCCCATCGAAGGCCTCGCTGTCATGCACTACATCACGCATCT GCTGAAAGGTGCCCTCCTCTTCATCACCATTGCCTTGATCGGCTCCGGCTGGGCCTTCGTCAAGTATGTGCTGTCAGACAAGGAGAAGAAGATCTTTGGGATAGTGATCCCACTGCAG GTCCTGGCCAACGTGGCCTACATTGTCATGGAGTCCCGCGAGGAGGGTGCCAGCGACTACGGTATCTGGAAGGAGATCCTCTTCCTGGTGGATCTCATCTGCTGTGGCACCATCCTGTTCCCCGTGGTCTG GTCCATCCGGCATCTCCAGGACGCGTCTGGCACTGATGGGAAGG TGGCAGTGAACCTGGCCAAGCTGAAGCTGTTCCGGCATTACTATGTCATG GTCATCTGCTACATTTACTTCACACGGATCATTGCCATCTTGCTGCGGGCGGTCGTGCCCTTCCAGTGGCAGTGGCTGTACCAG CTCTTGGTGGAGGGCTCCACTCTCGCCTTCTTCGTGCTCACGGGCTACAAGTTCCAACCCGCAAGGGATAACCCGTACCTGCAGCTACCCCAAGAGGATGAGGAGGGCATGCAGATAGAGCAAGT AATGACCGATTCTGGGTTCCGGGAAGGCCTGTCCAAAGTCAACAAAACAGCCAGCGGGCGGGAGCTGTTGTGA
- the GPR108 gene encoding protein GPR108 isoform X4, with the protein MAVSERRGLGRGSPAEWGPWLLLLLLLGGSSGRIHRLTLTGEKRADIQLNSFGFYTNGSLEVNLSLLRLGRQDTEEKAPLVGFSLTRVRSGSIRSYSNRDSHECPLRKNSSSLLVLFLINTKDLEVQVRKYGEQKKLFISAGLLPESPSEPGLPKSEHMVTPKVDHGTTAAPDKAKSKPTGLQGDRQGVSGKDQELVLGLGHLNNSYNFSVSIWECLQPLPSTKWRRPQVEVPSPLCPPASQFHVVIGSRAEEGQYNLNFHNCDNSVPGREQPFDITVMIREKNPEGYLSAAEIPLFKLYMVMSACFLGAGIFWVSILCKNTYNVFKIHWLMAALTFTKSVSLLFHSINYYFINSQGHPIEGLAVMHYITHLLKGALLFITIALIGSGWAFVKYVLSDKEKKIFGIVIPLQVLANVAYIVMESREEGASDYGIWKEILFLVDLICCGTILFPVVWSIRHLQDASGTDGKESFP; encoded by the exons ATGGCAGTGAGCGAGAGGAGGGGGCTCGGCCGTGGGAGCCCCGCGGAATGGGGACCGTggctacttctgctgctgctgttaggcGGTTCCTCTGGACGCATTCACCGGCTGACGCTGACG GGGGAGAAGCGAGCAGATATCCAACTGAACAGCTTTGGTTTCTACACCAACGGCTCCCTGGAGGTGAATCTGAGCCTCCTGAGGCTAGGCCGCCAGGATACAGAAGAGAAGGCCCCGCTG GTGGGGTTCAGTCTGACCCGGGTGAGATCTGGCAGCATTCGCTCCTACTCA AATCGGGACTCCCATGAGTGTCCTCTCCGGAAAAACAGTAGCAGCCTCCTGGTTCTCTTCCTCATCAACACCAAGGATCTGGA GGTCCAGGTACGAAAGTATGGGGAGCAGAAAAAGCTATTCATCTCTGCTGGGCTCCTCCCGGAATCACCCTCCGAACCAGGGCTCCCGAAGTCAGAGCACATGGTCACCCCCAAGGTGGACCACG GGACCACTGCTGCACCTGACAAGGCCAAGTCAAAACCCACAGGGTTACAAGGGGACCGGCAG GGTGTCAGTGGGAAGGACCAGGAGCTGGTGTTGGGCCTGGGCCACCTCAACAACTCCTATAATTTCAGTGTGAGTATCTGGGAGTGcctgcagcccctcccctccacaaAGTGGAGACGCCCCCAAGTTGAggtcccctctcccctctgtccGCCCGCCTCTCAGTTCCATGTAGTGATTGGCTCTAGGGCCGAGGAAGGCCAGTACAACCTCAACTTCCACAACTGTGACAACTCGGTGCCAGGCCGGGAGCAGCCATTTGACATCACG GTAATGATCCGGGAGAAGAACCCCGAGGGCTACCTGTCAGCGGCGGAAATCCCTCTTTTCAAGCTGTACATGGTCATGTCCGCATGCTTCCTGGGCGCCGGCATCTTCTGGGTGTCCATCCTCTGCAAGAACAC GTACAACGTCTTCAAGATCCACTGGCTCATGGCAGCCCTGACTTTCACCAAGAGCgtctctctcctcttccacaGT ATCAACTACTACTTCATCAACAGCCAGGGCCACCCCATCGAAGGCCTCGCTGTCATGCACTACATCACGCATCT GCTGAAAGGTGCCCTCCTCTTCATCACCATTGCCTTGATCGGCTCCGGCTGGGCCTTCGTCAAGTATGTGCTGTCAGACAAGGAGAAGAAGATCTTTGGGATAGTGATCCCACTGCAG GTCCTGGCCAACGTGGCCTACATTGTCATGGAGTCCCGCGAGGAGGGTGCCAGCGACTACGGTATCTGGAAGGAGATCCTCTTCCTGGTGGATCTCATCTGCTGTGGCACCATCCTGTTCCCCGTGGTCTG GTCCATCCGGCATCTCCAGGACGCGTCTGGCACTGATGGGAAGG AGTCCTTCCCTTGA